A stretch of the Planktothricoides raciborskii GIHE-MW2 genome encodes the following:
- a CDS encoding AHH domain-containing protein: protein MQRLQKKKYASARDGIHHKHHIIPVQLCKKHPLIREAERYRVFNKDGDENLMLLPINFHKKNHTEGSKYYTTILGILDDQWHAFSKMI from the coding sequence TTGCAAAGACTACAGAAAAAAAAATATGCAAGCGCACGTGATGGTATTCATCATAAGCATCACATTATTCCAGTCCAGCTTTGCAAAAAACACCCCCTAATTAGGGAAGCTGAACGCTACAGAGTTTTCAATAAAGATGGGGATGAAAATTTAATGCTTTTGCCTATAAATTTTCATAAAAAAAATCATACTGAAGGCTCAAAATACTATACTACAATTCTAGGTATTCTAGACGATCAATGGCACGCATTCAGCAAGATGATTTAG
- a CDS encoding UPF0175 family protein, with the protein MLEIIIMLFEKEKISLAKASYLAGMSQLQFQHLLGSRGICIHYGVEEFREDMKSLQENNWR; encoded by the coding sequence ATGCTGGAAATTATTATCATGCTATTTGAAAAAGAAAAAATATCTCTGGCTAAAGCCAGTTATCTAGCAGGAATGTCTCAACTTCAGTTTCAACATTTGCTCGGAAGTCGTGGCATTTGCATTCATTATGGCGTTGAAGAGTTTCGGGAAGATATGAAATCCTTACAAGAAAATAACTGGCGATGA
- a CDS encoding ATP-binding protein, whose amino-acid sequence MLRDASDDPQDYQILDGFDLTDLDSDTLKAFRQRFSNREPDHPWLAKDDRDLLYQLGGWRRDRTTGKEGLTIAGLLMFGQERSILDALPYYHLDYQENFSTDPEQRWTYRLTLDGKWVPNLFNFYYRVYNRLVNDLAVPFQLDQDATRKGETHVHQALREALVNTLIHADHFSNRSIVIIKKTDRFEFSNPGRLRITIQELYGGGITDPRNPNLQKMFQMLGLGEKAGSGFQKILRAWKEQQWYIPDVSEKLEQDLTSVILPMVGFIPETIEKELRDLVRDNYSSLTELERIILACTHKFGEITNTDIQYFRNEHPRDIGECLKGLVKNGYLEQSGRSRSTRYTLANQSEPDLFSLLPNSEHYEANSEHYEANSEHYEVNSEHYERLKQISTAVRETGRAKQEDVKKVILQLCSEHYLSLRTIAELLGRKPNSVRNHYVNPMLDEGLLELKYPDRTNHPQQAYKTGSPPTP is encoded by the coding sequence ATGTTGCGAGATGCCAGTGACGATCCTCAAGATTATCAAATTTTGGATGGATTTGATTTAACTGACCTCGATTCTGATACGCTGAAGGCATTTCGTCAACGTTTTAGTAATAGAGAACCGGATCATCCTTGGTTAGCAAAAGATGATCGAGATTTACTGTATCAATTAGGAGGATGGCGGCGCGATCGCACCACGGGGAAAGAAGGATTAACCATTGCTGGTTTGCTGATGTTCGGGCAAGAACGGAGTATTTTAGACGCATTACCCTATTACCATCTGGATTATCAAGAAAATTTTTCCACCGACCCGGAACAGAGATGGACTTATCGCCTTACTCTTGACGGGAAATGGGTTCCTAATTTGTTTAATTTTTATTATCGGGTTTATAATCGCTTAGTGAATGATTTAGCGGTTCCTTTTCAACTCGATCAAGATGCCACCCGTAAAGGAGAAACCCACGTTCATCAAGCTTTACGAGAAGCTTTAGTCAATACTTTAATTCATGCAGATCATTTCTCTAACCGCTCGATTGTAATTATCAAAAAAACTGATCGATTTGAGTTTTCTAATCCAGGGCGGCTGAGAATTACTATCCAAGAACTTTATGGGGGTGGAATTACCGACCCTCGCAATCCGAATTTACAAAAAATGTTTCAAATGCTTGGATTAGGGGAAAAAGCCGGGTCGGGATTTCAGAAAATTCTGCGGGCTTGGAAGGAACAACAGTGGTACATCCCTGATGTTTCAGAGAAACTAGAACAAGATTTAACCTCGGTTATTTTACCAATGGTCGGTTTCATTCCTGAAACTATTGAAAAAGAATTAAGAGATTTGGTGAGAGACAATTATTCTAGCTTAACTGAATTAGAACGAATTATCTTAGCCTGTACTCATAAATTTGGTGAAATTACTAACACGGATATTCAATATTTCCGCAATGAGCATCCTAGAGATATTGGCGAATGCCTTAAGGGGTTAGTTAAAAATGGTTACTTAGAACAATCTGGTCGTAGTCGCAGTACACGCTATACTTTAGCGAACCAAAGTGAGCCTGATTTGTTTTCGTTGTTGCCGAACTCCGAACATTACGAGGCGAACTCCGAACATTACGAGGCGAACTCCGAACATTACGAGGTGAACTCCGAACATTACGAGCGATTAAAACAAATCTCGACTGCCGTGCGTGAGACAGGTCGTGCGAAACAAGAAGATGTCAAGAAGGTAATCTTACAACTTTGCTCCGAACATTATCTGTCACTGCGAACAATAGCTGAATTACTCGGACGTAAACCAAATAGTGTGCGAAACCATTATGTCAACCCCATGTTAGATGAGGGTTTACTAGAACTGAAATATCCCGATCGCACCAATCATCCACAGCAAGCATACAAAACCGGATCGCCACCCACCCCCTAA
- a CDS encoding helix-turn-helix domain-containing protein: MDLETLLQYIDIGNEDQDIEFKSATWTLPKDVWETVSAFANTEGGYIILGVSETSQGMNISGVIDPNQLIKEFWDGHNNSQKLSTPICGNSDMQIQAIEENNLVIIRIPRASRIQRPVYINNNPMTGTYKRNYEGDYRCSAS, encoded by the coding sequence ATGGATTTAGAAACACTACTTCAGTATATTGATATCGGAAATGAAGACCAAGACATTGAGTTTAAATCTGCTACATGGACTTTACCAAAAGATGTTTGGGAAACTGTATCTGCTTTTGCCAACACAGAGGGCGGCTATATTATTTTGGGAGTCAGTGAAACGTCTCAAGGAATGAATATTTCAGGAGTTATCGACCCGAATCAGTTAATTAAAGAATTTTGGGACGGTCATAATAACTCCCAAAAACTCAGTACGCCAATTTGCGGCAATTCAGATATGCAAATTCAAGCGATCGAGGAGAATAATCTTGTCATTATTAGAATTCCCAGAGCTTCACGAATTCAACGCCCCGTGTACATTAATAATAATCCGATGACCGGGACGTACAAGCGAAACTATGAAGGAGATTATCGTTGTTCTGCCTCATAA
- a CDS encoding class I SAM-dependent methyltransferase, whose amino-acid sequence MTQKQWYESLFENYGEKYDSEIYTKGTIGECDFLEQELGFNKSLKILDVGCGTGRHTIELTKRGYSVTGIDLSASQLKRAKDKAKSENLIVDFQQQDARNLTFNNEFDAAIMLCEGGFSLMETDEMNFEILKNVTRSLKAHTHTKFIFTTLNGLFPLYHSVEQFCASATGSGNSICRSNSFDLMTFRDYNITEFEDDLGNKKSLACNERFYVPSEITWLLKSLGYSRIDIYGAKLGAFSRNDKLTTEDFEMLVIAEK is encoded by the coding sequence ATGACTCAAAAACAATGGTACGAATCCCTGTTCGAGAACTACGGAGAAAAATACGATTCTGAGATTTATACAAAAGGGACAATTGGTGAGTGTGATTTTTTAGAGCAAGAACTAGGATTTAACAAATCCTTGAAAATATTAGACGTGGGCTGCGGTACGGGAAGACATACAATTGAACTGACAAAGCGGGGATACTCTGTTACTGGAATTGATTTATCTGCATCCCAGCTTAAAAGGGCAAAGGATAAAGCAAAAAGTGAAAATTTGATCGTTGACTTTCAGCAGCAGGATGCCCGTAATTTGACATTCAATAATGAATTTGACGCAGCGATCATGCTTTGCGAGGGAGGATTTTCGCTCATGGAAACTGATGAAATGAACTTTGAAATCCTGAAAAATGTCACCAGATCGCTAAAGGCGCATACCCATACTAAATTTATATTCACGACTTTAAATGGATTGTTCCCATTATATCATTCGGTTGAGCAATTCTGTGCATCAGCAACGGGATCAGGAAATTCTATCTGCCGAAGCAATTCTTTTGACTTGATGACATTCCGGGATTATAACATAACGGAATTTGAAGATGACCTGGGAAACAAGAAATCCCTTGCCTGTAATGAAAGGTTTTATGTGCCAAGCGAAATTACCTGGTTACTTAAATCTCTTGGTTACAGCAGGATAGATATTTATGGTGCCAAGCTGGGTGCATTTTCTCGAAATGATAAATTAACCACTGAAGATTTTGAGATGCTGGTCATTGCTGAAAAATAA
- the serS gene encoding serine--tRNA ligase, whose protein sequence is MLDIKQIRENPQAVQERLNQRSNDYDLAPIVEIDRQQRELETQRSQLQARSKEIAKEIGQKMKGGGKPEDPEISALQEEGNQVKSQIGELEPKEKELKAQLEELLLNLPNLPSATTPIGKSENENVEVRRWGDEYLPKNANILPHWEIGEKLGILNFDRAVKVAQSRFVSLIGAGAALERALINFMLDQQIAAGYLEIMPPVLINSDSLRATGQLPKFAEESFQCREDDLWLAPTAEVPVTNLYRNEILTAEDLPIYHCAYTPCFRREAGSYGKDTRGLIRLHQFNKVELVKFVHPSTSEAEHEALVANAEAILQALKLPYRVIELCTGDLGFSAQKCYDLEVWLPSAGKYREISSCSNFGDFQARRANIRFKDKGKKGTEFVHTLNGSGLAIGRTMAAILENYQQPDGTIKVPKVLQPYLKREIL, encoded by the coding sequence GTGCTAGACATTAAACAAATTCGGGAAAATCCCCAAGCAGTTCAGGAACGGCTAAACCAGCGCAGTAATGACTACGACCTGGCGCCCATTGTGGAAATCGATCGCCAACAGCGAGAATTAGAGACGCAGCGATCGCAGCTACAAGCGCGGAGTAAAGAAATTGCCAAAGAAATTGGCCAAAAAATGAAAGGGGGCGGTAAACCGGAAGACCCTGAAATCTCGGCTTTACAAGAAGAGGGCAACCAAGTGAAAAGCCAAATTGGGGAACTAGAACCCAAGGAAAAAGAACTCAAAGCCCAACTGGAAGAATTACTTTTAAACCTACCAAATTTACCCAGTGCAACCACTCCCATTGGCAAGAGTGAAAATGAAAACGTAGAAGTGCGGCGTTGGGGTGACGAATACCTGCCCAAAAATGCCAATATTTTGCCTCATTGGGAAATTGGCGAAAAGTTAGGGATTCTTAACTTTGATCGCGCCGTAAAAGTTGCCCAAAGTCGGTTTGTTTCTTTAATTGGGGCTGGTGCCGCCTTAGAAAGAGCGTTAATTAATTTTATGCTCGATCAACAAATTGCGGCGGGATATTTGGAAATTATGCCGCCAGTTTTAATTAACTCCGACTCCCTTCGGGCTACGGGACAATTACCTAAATTTGCGGAAGAAAGTTTTCAATGTCGGGAGGATGACTTGTGGTTAGCCCCCACTGCGGAAGTACCCGTCACCAACCTCTACCGCAATGAGATTTTAACCGCTGAAGATTTGCCAATTTATCATTGTGCTTATACTCCTTGTTTTCGGCGGGAAGCTGGCAGTTATGGCAAGGATACTAGAGGACTGATTCGACTGCATCAATTTAATAAAGTTGAATTAGTCAAATTTGTTCACCCCAGCACTTCGGAAGCAGAACATGAGGCATTAGTGGCTAATGCTGAGGCGATTTTGCAAGCCTTAAAACTGCCTTATCGAGTCATAGAACTTTGTACCGGAGACTTAGGTTTTAGTGCCCAAAAATGCTATGATTTAGAAGTATGGCTGCCCTCCGCTGGAAAATATCGGGAGATTTCTAGCTGTTCTAATTTTGGGGATTTTCAAGCCCGACGTGCGAATATTCGCTTTAAAGATAAAGGCAAAAAAGGCACGGAATTTGTCCATACTTTAAACGGGTCTGGGTTGGCGATCGGGCGAACAATGGCGGCAATTTTGGAAAATTATCAACAGCCCGATGGCACAATTAAAGTGCCGAAAGTCCTGCAACCTTATCTGAAACGAGAGATATTATAA
- a CDS encoding sulfite exporter TauE/SafE family protein, translating into MLFWLFLLGIGTGFLSGIFGVGGGFIIVPALTFLGFSVINAAATSLVGVLLTAISGSWQNWLNSQLNLRVCGQIALVGIPAAQVGAWVGDRLSDRWLALIFSGLLLLTIYLIHRRESFNQDADNSANEPEVDPILSQPLSRWKFAQIGAIAGVMSGIFGIGGGIVMVPLQILLLGESIKTAAPTSLGAMVAIAASGLIQHTWHHHVLWISGICLGIGGIIGVQLGTWLLPHVSTTWINRWFQFFLICLALYMLEESGLRF; encoded by the coding sequence ATGTTATTCTGGCTATTTTTATTAGGAATAGGGACTGGTTTTCTCTCAGGCATTTTTGGCGTAGGTGGCGGATTTATCATCGTGCCTGCCTTAACTTTTTTGGGATTTTCTGTGATTAATGCAGCGGCCACCAGTTTAGTCGGAGTGTTGCTTACAGCGATTTCCGGTAGTTGGCAAAACTGGTTGAATTCTCAATTAAATTTGCGTGTTTGTGGCCAAATTGCTTTGGTGGGAATTCCCGCTGCACAAGTGGGTGCTTGGGTGGGCGATCGCCTTTCAGATCGCTGGTTGGCTCTGATTTTTTCCGGTTTATTATTATTGACGATTTATCTAATTCACAGGCGAGAAAGTTTCAATCAAGATGCAGATAATTCGGCGAATGAACCGGAAGTTGATCCAATTTTATCTCAGCCATTAAGCCGCTGGAAATTTGCCCAAATTGGCGCGATCGCTGGGGTGATGTCTGGGATATTTGGGATTGGGGGTGGGATTGTAATGGTGCCGTTACAAATCCTATTATTAGGAGAGTCAATTAAAACTGCTGCCCCCACCAGTTTAGGGGCAATGGTGGCGATCGCCGCTTCCGGATTAATTCAACATACTTGGCATCATCATGTCTTATGGATTTCGGGAATTTGTTTAGGCATTGGCGGGATTATTGGGGTGCAATTGGGGACTTGGTTATTGCCTCATGTTTCGACCACTTGGATTAATCGGTGGTTTCAGTTTTTCCTGATATGTTTAGCTTTATATATGCTAGAAGAAAGCGGGTTGAGATTTTGA
- the argS gene encoding arginine--tRNA ligase — translation MKTPIILLKERFLQALVAAFGQELAATDPLLVPASNPKFGDYQSNVAMSLAKPLKQKPRDIAQKIVDHLNVSDICQTPEIAGPGFINLMIKPSYLEAQLSSIVGFARLGVDRVENPQKIVVDFSSPNIAKEMHVGHLRSTIIGDCIARILEFRGHEVIRLNHVGDWGTQFGMLITYLREAYPEALTKADALDIGDLVAFYKKAKQRFDEYEAFCESSRQAVVQLQAGDPETIQAWKLLCDQSRREFQVIYDLLDIKVTERGESFYNPFLPAVVADLDNLGLLQEDQGAQCVFLEGFMNKEGNPQPLIVQKSNGGYNYATTDLAALRYRIKEDGAKRIIYVTDLGQSTHFAQVFQVATRAGWIPDDVQVVHVPFGLVQGEDGKKLKTRAGETVRLRDLLDEAIARAKADLETRLQVEGRSETPEFIDRVAQVVGLSAVKYADLSQNRTSSYIFSYDKMLALQGNTAPYMLYAYVRVQGISRKGDIDFGHLGVGEQIILKEETEIALAKHILLLSEAIAAVETELLPNRLCQYLFELSQKFNQFYDRCPVLQAEEPFHTSRLLLCDFTARILKLGLNLLGIEVLDRM, via the coding sequence ATGAAAACTCCAATTATCCTCCTCAAAGAACGATTTTTACAGGCTTTAGTCGCTGCTTTTGGGCAAGAATTAGCGGCAACTGACCCCCTGTTAGTTCCTGCGAGTAATCCCAAGTTTGGGGATTACCAGTCAAATGTGGCTATGTCTTTGGCGAAACCGTTAAAGCAAAAGCCCCGCGATATTGCTCAGAAAATTGTGGATCATTTAAATGTGAGCGATATTTGCCAAACCCCAGAAATAGCGGGTCCCGGCTTTATTAATTTGATGATTAAACCCAGTTATCTGGAAGCCCAACTCAGTTCGATTGTGGGTTTTGCCCGACTGGGGGTAGACCGGGTAGAAAATCCCCAGAAAATTGTGGTGGATTTTTCCAGCCCCAATATTGCTAAAGAAATGCACGTGGGACATCTGCGATCGACCATTATCGGCGATTGTATTGCCCGAATTTTGGAATTCCGGGGACACGAAGTTATCCGACTCAACCATGTCGGTGACTGGGGCACCCAATTCGGGATGCTGATTACCTATTTGCGCGAAGCTTATCCCGAAGCTTTGACGAAAGCGGATGCTTTGGATATTGGCGATTTGGTGGCTTTCTACAAAAAAGCCAAACAACGGTTTGATGAATATGAGGCGTTTTGCGAAAGTTCTCGGCAAGCGGTGGTGCAACTGCAAGCTGGAGATCCAGAGACAATCCAAGCTTGGAAATTATTGTGCGATCAATCTCGTCGCGAGTTTCAGGTGATTTATGATTTGTTGGATATTAAGGTGACGGAACGGGGCGAGTCTTTTTATAATCCTTTTTTGCCCGCAGTGGTGGCAGATTTGGATAACTTGGGATTATTGCAAGAAGACCAAGGCGCCCAATGTGTGTTTTTAGAAGGGTTTATGAATAAAGAAGGAAACCCTCAGCCGTTGATCGTGCAAAAATCTAATGGTGGCTATAATTACGCGACTACGGATTTGGCAGCTTTGCGCTATCGGATTAAGGAAGATGGGGCAAAACGGATTATTTATGTGACGGATCTAGGTCAGTCTACCCATTTTGCCCAGGTGTTCCAGGTGGCAACTCGTGCTGGTTGGATTCCCGATGATGTACAAGTGGTTCATGTTCCCTTTGGTTTGGTGCAAGGGGAAGATGGCAAGAAGTTGAAAACCCGCGCTGGGGAAACTGTGCGGTTACGGGATTTGTTGGATGAGGCGATCGCCCGCGCTAAGGCTGATTTGGAAACCCGACTTCAAGTAGAAGGACGGTCAGAAACTCCAGAATTTATCGACCGTGTGGCGCAAGTGGTGGGTTTGAGTGCGGTGAAATATGCTGACTTGAGCCAAAATCGCACCAGTAGCTATATTTTTAGTTACGATAAAATGCTGGCTTTGCAAGGGAATACGGCCCCTTATATGCTTTATGCTTATGTCCGAGTTCAGGGAATTAGCCGTAAAGGTGATATTGATTTCGGACATTTGGGGGTGGGTGAGCAAATTATCCTCAAAGAAGAGACGGAAATCGCTTTGGCAAAACATATTCTGCTGTTGAGTGAGGCGATCGCTGCGGTAGAAACGGAGTTATTACCGAATCGGCTTTGTCAATATCTATTTGAATTGAGCCAAAAGTTTAATCAATTTTACGATCGCTGTCCGGTTTTACAAGCAGAGGAACCATTCCACACTTCTCGTTTACTCCTGTGTGATTTTACAGCCCGGATTTTGAAATTGGGCTTGAATTTATTGGGAATTGAAGTGTTAGATCGGATGTAG
- a CDS encoding linear amide C-N hydrolase encodes MCTRILWTGKDKSGKFHSICGRNMDWGIDMGEKLWVFPAGLKRKSDVKGKPVEWVSKYGSIATIVYDQATSDGMNEKGLGVHANWLAKSFYGERDESKPGLDCNRALQYFLDNFATVKEVVEYFKNNQDMQLVETKITKGKFEVPIECHLAIEDAQGESLIVEYLNKNDDDDTKPRVLEVKIYYSGDLPELYLKYCNNLDIPSEKKEEYKANYLKAYNVLTNNPTFKKQLENLKNYKYFISDDHLNLPGDTDASSRFVRGAYYLINLPEPTNQREAIAQVLSVMRSTAQPFRKPKPDSNALYASSTRWRTVAACTEKLYMYESSVNPTLIWLDANKLDFKEGSEVRVFDLTKHETVIGEVSEKLTPAEDLFGKNLSE; translated from the coding sequence ATGTGTACGCGAATACTATGGACAGGAAAGGATAAGAGTGGCAAATTTCACTCAATCTGCGGTCGTAATATGGACTGGGGTATTGATATGGGAGAAAAGCTATGGGTCTTTCCGGCTGGACTAAAGCGAAAAAGTGATGTCAAGGGCAAACCTGTAGAGTGGGTGTCAAAATATGGCAGCATTGCTACTATTGTTTACGATCAGGCCACCAGTGACGGAATGAATGAAAAGGGACTAGGAGTTCATGCTAATTGGCTTGCTAAAAGTTTTTATGGGGAGCGGGATGAAAGCAAACCAGGGCTTGATTGTAATCGCGCCCTGCAATATTTCCTCGATAACTTTGCCACCGTTAAGGAAGTTGTTGAATACTTCAAGAATAATCAAGATATGCAGTTGGTTGAAACCAAGATCACAAAAGGGAAGTTTGAAGTTCCAATCGAATGCCATTTAGCGATCGAAGATGCTCAGGGTGAGTCGCTCATTGTCGAGTATCTTAATAAAAACGACGACGATGATACTAAACCTCGTGTTCTGGAAGTAAAAATCTACTACAGTGGCGATCTTCCTGAATTATACCTTAAATACTGCAATAACCTTGACATTCCTTCTGAAAAAAAAGAGGAGTATAAAGCAAATTATTTGAAGGCGTACAACGTCCTGACTAATAATCCTACCTTCAAAAAACAGCTTGAAAATCTCAAAAATTATAAATATTTTATTTCTGATGATCATCTAAACTTGCCTGGTGATACTGATGCATCTTCCCGTTTTGTTCGTGGTGCCTATTATTTAATAAATCTCCCTGAGCCAACAAACCAACGGGAAGCGATCGCTCAGGTTTTAAGTGTTATGCGTTCTACCGCACAACCGTTCCGAAAACCAAAACCAGACTCTAATGCCCTTTATGCCTCATCAACCCGGTGGCGTACAGTGGCAGCTTGCACAGAAAAACTGTATATGTACGAATCATCCGTTAATCCAACTCTGATCTGGCTTGATGCTAACAAGTTAGACTTCAAAGAAGGCAGTGAGGTCCGTGTCTTCGATCTGACCAAGCATGAAACAGTGATCGGTGAAGTATCCGAGAAATTGACACCTGCCGAGGATCTGTTTGGCAAGAACTTATCCGAGTAA
- a CDS encoding FAD-dependent oxidoreductase, which translates to MQSTKQPITQDLVFIGGGHSHAIALRMWGMNPLPGVRITLISDVTHTPYSGMLPGYIAGFYDYDQSHIDLRPLAHFAGSQFYRERAVGLDLANNRVICAHRPPVAFDILSIDIGSTPATLSVPGAADYAIPAKPVPNLLHHWHQLIEELQGGSTTATEKPLQIGIVGGGAGGVELALSMSARLNQILGSQNRPNSPNCPNRPNCSNLQIHLFQRSPEILPTYSTYVRNNLQKILTQRGINLHLSESAIRIESRTPAPPLLCSSAPLPPMAAHAKEPVTVYCESGLTIECDRLFWVTQASAPDWLKESGLSTDAAGFIKVSDTLQSISHSHIFATGDIATMINHPRPKAGVFAVRQGKPLAENLRRILQGQPLKPFKPQKNFLTLIGTGEGSAIASRGAFGLGPSPLLWRWKDRIDREFMEKFRNFPHQK; encoded by the coding sequence ATGCAATCAACAAAACAGCCAATTACTCAAGACCTGGTTTTTATCGGTGGAGGTCATAGCCATGCGATCGCCCTGAGAATGTGGGGCATGAACCCATTACCCGGAGTCCGCATCACCTTAATCAGCGATGTCACCCATACCCCATATTCGGGAATGCTTCCGGGTTATATTGCTGGTTTCTACGATTATGACCAAAGCCATATTGATTTAAGACCTTTAGCCCACTTTGCCGGATCCCAATTTTACCGCGAACGCGCCGTGGGTTTAGACTTAGCCAACAACCGCGTAATTTGTGCCCACCGTCCCCCAGTTGCCTTCGATATTTTATCCATTGACATTGGCAGCACCCCGGCAACCCTCTCCGTACCTGGCGCCGCAGACTATGCCATTCCTGCCAAACCCGTCCCAAACTTATTGCACCATTGGCATCAACTAATTGAAGAATTGCAAGGAGGGTCAACCACAGCTACAGAAAAGCCCCTACAGATAGGCATTGTTGGCGGGGGCGCCGGAGGTGTGGAATTAGCCTTATCCATGTCTGCTCGTTTAAATCAAATTCTCGGTTCCCAAAATCGCCCAAATTCCCCAAATTGCCCAAATCGCCCAAATTGTTCAAATCTTCAGATTCATCTCTTCCAACGTAGCCCCGAAATCCTCCCCACTTATAGCACTTATGTGCGAAATAATTTGCAAAAAATTCTCACTCAGCGCGGGATTAACTTACATTTAAGTGAGTCAGCCATCCGAATAGAATCTCGCACCCCCGCCCCTCCGCTCCTCTGCTCCTCTGCTCCCCTGCCCCCGATGGCAGCCCACGCAAAAGAACCCGTCACCGTCTATTGTGAATCTGGGTTAACCATAGAGTGCGATCGCCTCTTTTGGGTCACACAAGCCTCGGCCCCGGATTGGTTAAAAGAATCTGGTTTAAGTACCGATGCTGCTGGCTTCATTAAAGTGAGTGATACCTTACAATCAATTTCTCACTCTCACATATTTGCCACTGGGGACATTGCCACCATGATTAATCATCCCCGTCCCAAAGCGGGAGTCTTTGCGGTCCGTCAGGGTAAACCTTTAGCTGAAAATTTGCGGCGCATTCTACAAGGTCAACCCCTCAAACCATTTAAACCTCAGAAAAATTTTCTCACTTTAATTGGTACAGGAGAAGGAAGCGCGATCGCTTCTCGTGGGGCTTTTGGTCTTGGGCCTTCTCCGCTCTTATGGCGTTGGAAAGATAGGATCGATCGCGAATTTATGGAAAAATTCCGCAATTTTCCGCATCAAAAATAG
- a CDS encoding transposase has product MAITSNHPGIRPLLINGRPLKSINQFFNKRVAKAQSIKACRLVKQLNSKRDRRIDNYLHTVSRRVIDWCQLNEIGQLIIGKNQRWKQALNIGKKNNQEFTNIPHAKLIKLFTSQLAGISVVLTEESYTSKASALDGDYLPNIRAKTEAKVVFNGKRVKRGLYLTSTGRIINADINGSMNIARKVIPDAFEGIEGLPFIPVVLDLWTKITNVAV; this is encoded by the coding sequence GTGGCTATAACATCCAATCATCCCGGTATTAGACCGCTGTTGATTAATGGTAGACCATTGAAAAGTATTAACCAATTCTTCAATAAAAGAGTAGCAAAAGCACAATCAATCAAGGCTTGTCGGCTGGTAAAACAGCTAAACAGCAAGCGAGATAGAAGGATTGACAACTACCTTCATACTGTGAGTCGGCGTGTTATTGATTGGTGTCAGTTAAATGAGATTGGTCAATTAATCATCGGGAAAAATCAACGATGGAAACAAGCTCTCAATATTGGGAAAAAGAATAATCAAGAATTTACCAATATTCCTCATGCCAAACTGATTAAATTATTCACCTCACAATTAGCAGGGATTTCTGTAGTTTTAACTGAAGAAAGCTACACTTCTAAAGCCAGCGCTTTAGATGGCGATTATTTGCCGAATATCCGGGCTAAAACAGAAGCAAAAGTTGTGTTTAATGGTAAGCGTGTTAAACGTGGTTTATACTTGACTTCCACTGGTAGAATCATCAACGCTGATATCAATGGAAGCATGAATATAGCTAGAAAAGTAATTCCCGATGCTTTTGAGGGAATAGAGGGATTGCCGTTTATTCCTGTAGTTTTAGACCTTTGGACTAAAATTACCAACGTAGCTGTCTAA
- a CDS encoding RusA family crossover junction endodeoxyribonuclease — MKKITHNLLFVICYFLLVICCWLLVVGYLLTGAVARQRTTNNNHYFNFPKRYREWRLKAQGEILMQIHRMSPPPQLPLRMAALRIFLSGNHRGDGDNAIDSVCDALVSAGVLPSDSLKYLPYGSWRHINSEETGV; from the coding sequence TTGAAAAAAATTACGCATAATTTGTTATTTGTTATTTGTTATTTTTTGTTGGTGATTTGTTGTTGGTTGTTGGTTGTTGGTTATTTGTTAACGGGGGCTGTTGCCCGTCAACGAACAACGAACAACAATCACTATTTTAATTTCCCTAAGCGGTATCGTGAATGGCGATTAAAAGCCCAAGGTGAAATTTTAATGCAAATTCACCGCATGAGTCCACCACCCCAATTGCCCTTACGGATGGCAGCTTTGCGGATTTTTTTATCTGGAAATCATCGCGGGGATGGAGATAATGCGATCGACAGTGTGTGTGATGCACTGGTTTCGGCGGGAGTTTTACCCTCGGATAGCCTGAAATATTTGCCTTATGGCAGTTGGCGACATATTAATAGCGAAGAAACAGGGGTTTGA